The Amycolatopsis sp. 195334CR genome window below encodes:
- a CDS encoding helicase HerA domain-containing protein, with translation MSPRAAASPVLQNWVGDYLRDPGGSTAALLAAVGDWALVWGPVVVPALAMTVAGGIAARRWWRARRHRALQADARQITVLAPPTVDPAGGAAVWSNLVGLLRPAWRRLWTGQPHLAMEYVFGEHGVTVQLWVPGVIPPSLVERAVEAAWPGSHTRTNPATSPFPDLGAGRRRITVGGQLRLARSEALPIRTSFDADPIRGLLGAPVGLGRDERACVQILARPVTGRRVAQARRAARRVHHGTSGRVGGRILDAITPGANATRPGRTPDSRRISQDPQLSLEYSAQNKAIVGKQRGSQYETVVRYAVATDLLAEADDELARQARDTARGRAHALAAAFAAYTDHNHYTRTRLHHPARALAARRLDRGDLLSVPELAAIAHLPTDAEIPGVERAGAKAVAPPPGIATPGPEVKPLGRSDTGHARPVGLRVADARHHLHVLGATGSGKSTLLGNMILDDAEHHRGLVLIDPKGDLVTDVLNRLPRSAAERVVLFDADSLHRPPVLNPLEGGETDREVDNLVSVFRRVYSAFWGPRTDDLMRAACLTLRAQESVPTLADLPKLLSSEAFRSRITAGLTDPVLTGFWEWYDELTDSSRSQVISPLMNKLRAFLLRPFVKEAIAGGRSTVDMSQVLDEGGICLVRIPKGSLGEETTRLVGSLVVARTWQATTARARVPQRLRPDASLIVDECHNFLNLPYPLEDMLAEARGFRVSMTLAHQHLGQLTRELKEGISTNARSKIFFSASPEDARELARHTAPRLSDHDLSHLGVYHTATRLVVRGEETEPFTMTTTPLPDPTPGRAREIRSMLRARHRTHSAATDDGGTAARSDAPATATTATARPAPAGRRVPPTRPPKTDPRRTRP, from the coding sequence ATGTCGCCGCGCGCCGCAGCGTCGCCGGTGTTGCAGAACTGGGTGGGTGACTACCTACGCGACCCCGGCGGCAGCACCGCCGCCCTGCTCGCCGCCGTAGGCGACTGGGCCCTGGTGTGGGGGCCGGTCGTCGTCCCGGCCCTGGCCATGACGGTGGCGGGCGGGATCGCCGCGCGCCGCTGGTGGCGCGCCCGTCGCCACCGCGCGCTGCAGGCCGATGCTCGCCAGATCACCGTGCTCGCCCCGCCCACCGTCGATCCCGCCGGCGGAGCCGCGGTCTGGTCCAACCTCGTCGGACTCCTGCGCCCCGCCTGGCGACGTCTCTGGACCGGGCAACCCCACCTAGCGATGGAGTACGTGTTCGGCGAGCACGGCGTCACCGTCCAGTTGTGGGTCCCCGGCGTCATCCCGCCCTCGCTGGTGGAACGCGCGGTCGAAGCCGCCTGGCCCGGCTCCCACACCCGCACCAACCCGGCCACATCCCCGTTCCCGGACCTGGGAGCCGGGCGGCGGCGGATCACCGTCGGCGGGCAACTGCGCCTCGCCCGCTCCGAAGCCCTCCCGATCCGCACCAGCTTCGACGCCGACCCGATCCGCGGGCTACTCGGCGCCCCGGTCGGGCTCGGCCGCGACGAACGCGCCTGCGTGCAGATCCTCGCCCGCCCCGTCACCGGCCGCCGCGTCGCCCAAGCCCGCCGCGCCGCCCGCCGCGTGCACCACGGCACCTCAGGACGCGTCGGCGGCCGGATTCTCGACGCGATCACCCCCGGCGCGAACGCCACCCGCCCAGGACGGACTCCGGACTCGCGCCGGATCAGTCAGGACCCGCAGCTGTCGCTGGAATATTCGGCGCAGAACAAGGCGATCGTGGGCAAGCAGCGCGGCTCGCAGTACGAGACCGTCGTGCGCTACGCCGTCGCCACCGATCTCCTCGCTGAGGCCGACGACGAACTGGCGCGTCAGGCCCGCGACACCGCGCGCGGGCGGGCGCACGCGCTGGCCGCCGCGTTCGCCGCCTACACCGACCACAACCACTACACCCGCACCCGCCTGCACCACCCAGCCCGCGCGCTCGCCGCACGTCGCCTCGACCGCGGCGACCTGCTCTCGGTTCCCGAGCTCGCGGCGATCGCACACCTGCCCACCGACGCCGAGATCCCCGGCGTCGAACGCGCCGGCGCCAAAGCCGTCGCCCCGCCGCCCGGAATCGCCACGCCAGGGCCGGAAGTCAAACCGCTCGGGCGGTCCGATACCGGGCACGCCCGCCCCGTCGGGCTGCGGGTCGCGGACGCGCGCCATCACTTGCACGTGCTGGGCGCCACCGGCTCCGGCAAATCCACGTTGCTGGGCAACATGATCCTCGACGACGCCGAGCACCATCGCGGCCTCGTCCTGATCGACCCGAAAGGCGATCTGGTCACCGACGTCCTCAACCGGCTCCCCCGCAGCGCCGCGGAGCGGGTGGTGCTCTTCGACGCCGACTCCCTGCACCGCCCACCCGTCCTCAACCCCCTCGAAGGCGGCGAAACCGACCGTGAAGTCGACAACCTGGTCAGCGTGTTCCGGCGGGTGTATTCGGCGTTCTGGGGGCCGCGCACCGACGACCTCATGCGCGCCGCCTGCCTGACCCTGCGCGCACAGGAAAGCGTGCCCACGCTGGCCGACCTGCCGAAGCTCTTGTCCAGCGAGGCGTTCCGCTCCCGCATCACCGCCGGGCTGACCGACCCGGTGCTGACCGGCTTCTGGGAGTGGTACGACGAACTCACCGACAGCTCCCGCTCCCAGGTGATCTCACCACTGATGAACAAACTGCGCGCGTTCCTGCTACGCCCCTTCGTGAAAGAAGCCATCGCCGGAGGACGCTCCACAGTGGACATGTCCCAGGTACTCGACGAAGGCGGGATCTGCCTGGTCCGCATCCCCAAGGGCTCACTCGGAGAGGAAACAACCCGGCTGGTCGGATCGCTGGTCGTAGCCCGCACGTGGCAGGCCACCACCGCCCGCGCCCGCGTCCCGCAACGCCTGCGCCCCGACGCCAGCCTCATCGTCGACGAGTGCCACAACTTCCTGAACTTGCCCTACCCGCTGGAGGACATGCTCGCCGAAGCCCGCGGATTCCGCGTCTCGATGACACTGGCGCACCAGCACCTCGGACAGCTGACGCGCGAGCTGAAGGAAGGCATCTCCACCAACGCCCGCTCGAAGATCTTCTTCTCCGCCAGCCCGGAAGACGCCCGCGAACTCGCCCGCCACACCGCACCCCGGCTCTCCGACCACGACCTGTCCCACCTCGGCGTCTACCACACCGCCACCCGGCTGGTCGTACGCGGCGAGGAAACCGAGCCGTTCACCATGACCACCACCCCGCTGCCCGACCCGACCCCCGGACGGGCACGGGAAATCCGCTCGATGCTGCGGGCCCGGCACCGCACGCACAGCGCAGCGACCGACGACGGCGGCACGGCAGCTCGCTCCGACGCTCCTGCCACCGCCACTACGGCAACAGCGCGCCCCGCCCCGGCCGGGCGCCGGGTTCCGCCGACCCGGCCGCCCAAGACCGACCCACGCCGCACCCGCCCCTGA
- a CDS encoding TatD family hydrolase: protein MSLYPDLPRLDCHAHIAPDVTTEQVRRLGDCVVFAVSRTLDEGYAALRRRNDDRLIWGWGAHPAVPEALDTFTPERAATLTGRLPLVGEIGLDRRGSKERQTEVFAAALQAAQGQPVLISVHSTGRTAAVIDTVRAHPHPGLVLHWFLGTPTEVAAAAAAGCYFSVNAAMPIDVLRRIPQDRMLPETDFPAGRRTGGGRMPGDTEQVEVKVADLLSMTPSHVRQIFWKNLRDISVASGALERYPELVADILLTL from the coding sequence GTGTCCCTCTACCCTGACCTGCCCCGCCTCGACTGCCACGCCCACATCGCTCCCGACGTCACCACCGAGCAGGTCCGGCGACTCGGCGACTGCGTAGTTTTCGCCGTCTCCCGCACCCTAGATGAGGGTTACGCTGCCCTGCGGCGGCGCAACGACGATCGCCTGATCTGGGGCTGGGGTGCCCATCCAGCGGTGCCCGAGGCGCTCGACACTTTCACTCCGGAACGGGCAGCCACACTGACAGGCAGACTGCCGCTCGTCGGCGAGATCGGTCTTGATCGCCGCGGTTCGAAAGAACGGCAGACCGAGGTATTCGCCGCCGCCCTGCAGGCGGCGCAGGGACAGCCGGTCCTGATCTCGGTCCATAGCACCGGTCGCACGGCCGCCGTGATCGACACGGTTCGCGCCCACCCTCATCCCGGTCTCGTCCTGCACTGGTTCCTTGGCACCCCCACGGAAGTGGCCGCCGCCGCCGCCGCTGGTTGCTATTTCTCGGTCAACGCGGCGATGCCTATCGATGTCCTGCGCCGCATCCCGCAGGACCGGATGCTGCCAGAGACAGACTTCCCGGCCGGTCGTCGCACCGGTGGCGGTCGAATGCCAGGCGACACCGAGCAAGTCGAGGTCAAGGTGGCTGACCTACTCAGCATGACGCCCTCGCACGTACGTCAGATCTTCTGGAAGAACTTGCGTGACATCTCAGTCGCAAGTGGAGCGTTGGAGCGCTATCCCGAGCTAGTCGCCGACATACTCCTAACTCTCTAA
- a CDS encoding P-loop NTPase fold protein: MTTSLNPAGMALWDDNPSAVDLLGFDTVVAAVEGALAVEGLDPLTIGIHAPWGGGKTSVLGMVEERLKDHPGYVIVRTDPWEYDDHDDVRGTLIAEVLHELEKKFKADGQVKEKVKDLVERISWSRVAKAVTKGAISMTWSPGEIVEIVKAFKPKDRETPESMSGFRPAFAKFLEENLPQVKRVIVLVDDLDRCLPDAAMATLEAIKLFLSVPKMTFVLAADQEMVRDAIAASLDASGRSEIFANRYLEKIVQLPISLARLTADETSNYVALLLASGSSPNKEAYTSLVQHCRARRQAGQTPLLADLDRLAWRPDESLLKLADQIATGLSSDKASNPRHVKRFLNAFGVRTQIAKTHGLTIAPAVLAKLYLLEDRFLNEFEHLVSLSEAERRELLAEWEKWGRGETDDVPGKVSEETRDWAAVEPWLATEPLAQYLTLAASLTSLVAGANLTDEQAQLVADLSSPTETIRTDALGRIKVKALAEQRAVVVGLFGRVRKLDTIVDLVSSLVEMAKARPELADEIADGIRQSCWQRLEMASALELAESTVPVLSGLADLLETDETADPAAREAVRMARGQ; the protein is encoded by the coding sequence GTGACGACCAGCCTGAACCCGGCCGGGATGGCCCTGTGGGATGACAACCCGTCGGCTGTCGACCTGCTGGGCTTCGACACGGTGGTCGCGGCCGTTGAAGGCGCCTTGGCGGTTGAGGGCCTGGACCCGCTCACCATCGGTATCCATGCGCCTTGGGGCGGCGGGAAAACATCAGTGCTTGGGATGGTTGAAGAACGCCTCAAGGACCATCCAGGCTACGTAATCGTCCGTACGGACCCGTGGGAGTATGACGACCATGATGATGTTCGTGGCACCCTAATCGCCGAAGTCCTGCATGAGCTAGAGAAGAAGTTTAAAGCAGACGGCCAGGTCAAGGAGAAGGTAAAGGACCTGGTCGAGCGCATTAGCTGGTCACGGGTTGCGAAGGCTGTCACTAAGGGCGCCATCTCGATGACGTGGAGCCCGGGCGAGATCGTGGAGATTGTCAAAGCTTTCAAGCCCAAGGACCGTGAAACGCCAGAATCGATGTCGGGCTTTCGACCGGCGTTCGCGAAGTTCCTTGAAGAAAACCTTCCGCAGGTTAAGCGTGTGATTGTCCTCGTCGATGATCTCGACCGTTGCCTGCCCGATGCCGCGATGGCGACGCTCGAAGCCATCAAGCTGTTTCTGTCGGTGCCCAAGATGACCTTCGTCTTGGCGGCCGACCAGGAGATGGTCCGAGACGCCATCGCTGCGAGCCTCGACGCCAGCGGTCGGAGCGAGATCTTCGCGAATCGATACCTCGAAAAGATCGTCCAACTGCCGATCTCTCTGGCGCGGCTGACGGCGGACGAAACCTCAAACTACGTCGCCTTGCTCCTGGCATCAGGTTCCAGCCCTAACAAGGAGGCCTACACCAGCTTGGTGCAGCACTGCCGCGCACGCAGGCAGGCAGGTCAAACACCGCTCCTGGCAGACCTTGACCGGCTGGCTTGGCGACCGGATGAATCCCTGCTCAAGCTGGCTGATCAAATCGCCACCGGACTGTCGTCCGACAAGGCCAGCAACCCGCGGCACGTGAAGCGCTTCCTCAACGCATTCGGTGTCCGGACCCAGATCGCCAAGACGCACGGGCTGACAATCGCGCCGGCCGTGCTGGCCAAGCTCTACCTCCTCGAAGATCGGTTCCTCAACGAGTTTGAACACTTGGTGAGCCTGTCCGAGGCAGAGCGCCGGGAGCTGCTCGCGGAATGGGAGAAGTGGGGTCGCGGGGAAACCGACGACGTGCCGGGCAAGGTCAGTGAGGAGACGCGGGACTGGGCTGCGGTCGAGCCGTGGTTGGCCACGGAGCCACTCGCGCAGTACCTCACTCTTGCCGCATCGCTCACCAGCCTGGTCGCCGGCGCCAACCTGACCGACGAGCAGGCGCAGCTGGTGGCTGACCTGTCCTCGCCGACGGAGACTATCCGGACCGACGCATTGGGCCGCATCAAGGTTAAGGCGCTCGCTGAGCAGCGTGCCGTCGTCGTCGGGCTATTCGGCCGCGTACGCAAGCTCGATACCATCGTGGACCTTGTCAGCTCGCTAGTGGAGATGGCCAAGGCTCGACCAGAACTGGCGGATGAGATCGCCGATGGTATCCGGCAGAGCTGCTGGCAGAGGCTCGAAATGGCCAGCGCCCTCGAATTGGCCGAGAGCACCGTACCCGTCCTGAGTGGTCTCGCCGACCTACTCGAAACCGACGAAACCGCCGATCCCGCCGCTCGTGAGGCCGTCCGAATGGCAAGGGGCCAATAA
- a CDS encoding C40 family peptidase has translation MGTKLGAGAAALVLAVPLLIAAGLAGVVTSLFGGSGSASSLICTPEGIPTGTVPGLTDEQMGNAATIVAVGKQMGVPEPGWVVAIAAALQEAGLRNLHHGDRDSLGLFQQRPSMGWGTPQQITTPTYAATKFFEHLTATPNWQTMSVNDAAQAVQGSGFPNAYAQHEDTARLIVSAVSGVHCQPSPVMAGTGDCTTIHAPTAAAMTAINYACGQRGLPYVWGGNGPDGGHAGFDCSALTKAAYGAAGITLPRTAHTQFHAGPRVPDGQPLLPGDLVYYGPTSKIRHVGLYLGNGKMINAPTFGQPVQIDNYRHTGDDYAGATRPSA, from the coding sequence ATGGGCACCAAACTCGGGGCCGGTGCCGCCGCCCTGGTCCTCGCCGTCCCGCTACTCATCGCCGCCGGGCTCGCCGGCGTCGTCACCTCGCTGTTCGGCGGTAGCGGTTCGGCGAGTTCGCTGATCTGCACGCCCGAGGGCATACCGACCGGTACGGTGCCGGGCCTGACCGACGAGCAGATGGGCAACGCCGCCACCATCGTCGCGGTCGGCAAGCAGATGGGCGTGCCCGAACCGGGTTGGGTAGTCGCGATCGCCGCCGCGCTACAGGAAGCCGGTCTGCGCAACCTGCACCACGGTGACCGGGACTCGCTCGGGTTGTTCCAGCAGCGGCCCTCGATGGGCTGGGGTACCCCGCAGCAGATCACCACACCGACCTACGCGGCAACAAAGTTCTTCGAACACCTCACCGCCACACCGAACTGGCAGACGATGAGCGTCAACGACGCCGCCCAAGCCGTGCAGGGCTCGGGATTCCCGAACGCCTACGCCCAGCACGAGGACACCGCACGCCTCATCGTCTCCGCCGTGTCCGGCGTGCACTGTCAGCCCAGCCCCGTGATGGCCGGAACCGGGGACTGCACCACCATCCACGCACCCACCGCCGCCGCGATGACCGCGATCAACTACGCCTGCGGACAACGGGGACTGCCCTACGTCTGGGGCGGGAACGGGCCCGACGGCGGCCACGCCGGTTTCGACTGCTCCGCCCTGACCAAGGCCGCCTACGGCGCGGCGGGAATCACCCTGCCCCGCACCGCCCACACCCAGTTCCACGCCGGGCCACGGGTGCCCGACGGCCAGCCGCTGCTCCCCGGCGACCTCGTCTACTACGGCCCCACATCCAAAATCCGGCACGTCGGCCTCTACCTCGGCAACGGCAAAATGATCAACGCCCCCACCTTCGGCCAGCCCGTGCAAATCGACAACTACCGGCACACCGGCGACGACTACGCAGGCGCGACCCGTCCGAGTGCTTGA
- a CDS encoding replication-relaxation family protein codes for MITTTTRQHNLRSHLPGRHTARAASSVEHQAMLASRLTTRDKWLLALLHEHRVLTTPQIQDAAFPSGRSARQRVLDLYLWRAVSRFQPFRQLGSAPMHYVLGPAGAAVLAAEHGLEVRDLGYRHDRAMAIAHNQRLAHTVGVNDVFTSLIARARHSTGEAMVAWWSEARCARHFGDLVIPDGYGRWRTRHRGGGAREVEWFLEFDTGTESLTKVGRKLAGYARLAESTGIATPVLVWLPTTRREAGARTALARVHAGLDDPRAVPVATAAAELLDPAAPHPSPAEAVWLPLTSARADRAGPRYSLADLADAWPGLAPPAGGGEDGDGETDAGEAAVASPYRLPPPSPIPPRATPNRDVRGER; via the coding sequence GTGATCACCACGACCACCCGCCAGCACAACCTGCGCAGCCATCTACCCGGCCGCCACACCGCCCGCGCCGCCAGTTCGGTCGAACACCAGGCCATGCTCGCCTCCCGCCTCACCACCCGCGACAAGTGGCTGCTGGCCTTGCTGCACGAACACCGGGTCCTGACCACACCCCAGATCCAGGACGCCGCCTTCCCCTCGGGCCGCTCGGCCCGCCAGCGCGTGCTCGATCTCTACCTCTGGCGCGCTGTCTCGAGGTTCCAGCCGTTTCGGCAGCTCGGTTCCGCGCCGATGCACTACGTTCTCGGCCCCGCCGGGGCCGCGGTGCTCGCCGCCGAACACGGCCTGGAGGTCCGCGACCTCGGCTACCGGCACGACCGCGCCATGGCCATCGCCCACAACCAGCGCCTCGCCCACACCGTCGGCGTCAACGACGTCTTCACCTCGCTGATCGCCCGCGCCCGCCACAGTACCGGCGAGGCGATGGTGGCCTGGTGGTCGGAAGCGCGCTGCGCCCGGCATTTCGGTGACCTCGTCATTCCCGACGGCTACGGCCGCTGGCGCACCCGCCACCGCGGCGGGGGCGCGCGGGAGGTGGAGTGGTTCCTCGAGTTCGACACCGGAACCGAGTCCCTGACCAAAGTCGGCCGCAAGCTGGCCGGCTACGCGCGGCTGGCCGAGTCCACCGGGATCGCCACGCCGGTGCTGGTGTGGCTGCCCACCACCCGCCGCGAAGCCGGAGCCCGCACCGCTCTGGCCCGCGTGCACGCCGGACTCGACGACCCTCGTGCGGTGCCGGTGGCCACCGCCGCGGCCGAGCTGCTCGACCCCGCCGCCCCGCACCCGAGCCCGGCCGAGGCGGTGTGGCTGCCGCTGACCTCGGCACGCGCCGACCGCGCCGGCCCGCGGTACAGCCTCGCCGACCTCGCCGACGCCTGGCCCGGCCTGGCACCGCCAGCCGGCGGCGGCGAGGACGGTGACGGCGAGACCGATGCCGGCGAGGCCGCGGTGGCCTCGCCGTATCGGCTGCCACCACCGAGTCCGATCCCGCCGCGGGCCACCCCGAACCGGGATGTTCGCGGCGAGCGCTGA